A window of Syngnathus acus chromosome 17, fSynAcu1.2, whole genome shotgun sequence genomic DNA:
TGTGAGAGCATCTACCTGGCTCTTTGAAACAAAGCCCTTAGATTCACTGAACCAAAAAGAAGATGGAGAACTTGTTGAAGCCGTGTTGAAAGAGCCCATCCGGCCAGGTGATGTCAGTGGGACACGTCTACTTTTTGAGACCAAACCAATAAGTGACTTAGGGCGGTGTAACTCCATAGAGGACAATGCCTTCTTGAAATTGACGTCTGAGGTCCAGGAACAAAAAGGAGATGTCCAAAAGACTGTGAAACTCTTTCAGGCGGAACCGAGCTGTGCCATTAGAGACAAAAGTGGCAATATCCATACAATCAAATCCATCTGCAGGGAGGAGATCAAAAATGGAAACACCAGTAGTGCTCGTTGGTTATTTGAAACCAAGCCTTTGGACCTGATCAACAAGGGAAGTGATGGCGTTAAAATAATTCGGGGCATATCTCTGGAGGAGGGACACAGAGGCGGAGTGGACAGAAAGAGGTGGATGTTTGAAACCCAGTCTTTCGACAATATACAAGAGGTTGCCGGACTGGACACGTTCGAGGACACCTTGGCTGAGGCTGATGTTAGCAACAAGACAAAGCTCTTTGAGATGCAACCACTGAGTGGAAAGACGTTGGAAAAAGACACAATCATTGGAGGAGATGTCAAGACATCCCTTTGGCTGTTTGAAACGCAACCCATAGAGACTCTAAATGATAGCTATGAAGTTGgatgtttgaagaaaatcacacTGTCGGCCGATGAGCAAGGAGcaattaaagacaaaaaaataatgtttgagCGCGGCAGTGGCAGTGAAACGAGTTCCTCGGTAAAGCAACGTGTGACTGAAAGGGGTGACGTCATGGGATTCAAGCAACTTTTTGAAACCATTCCTCTAAGTGAAATTGCTCATTGTAAGGAGGAGAATACATCAGGAAACCAAATGTCGGAGAATTCTCTTTTGTATGCTATAAAAGACAGCTCTGGAAATTTCCACAAGATAACGACTGTCAGCCGGGAAGAATTCATCAAGGGAAAGGTCCAAAACTACAAGTGGATGTTTGAGACCAAGCCGTTAGATGAACTAACAGAAGGAAAGGAAAATATTGAGGTCATCAAAGGCATCACAAGAGAGGAAGACACAATGGGTGATGTCAAGTTGGCAAAATGGCTTTTTGAAACCCAGACCATGGATGGAATTCATTCCAAGTTCAACCAGAAGGAGCCAAACCCTTCGGTTGGAGCCACGCCTTGCAAAGGTGACGTCAAGGCATGCAAATGGTTATTTGAGACACAACCGATGGATGTTCTGTACGACAAATCGGAGAAAGTCAATGACAAAGAGACCATTGAAAACACCGGTGTGAAATCCATGACATGGCTTTTTGAATCACAGCCACTGGACAGCATAAAAGATGGCGAGGAGTACAATTTAAACCTCTGTAGCACCGTACAGGATGCTGTCAAACCCAAGTCAGCTGTTCAAACAGTCAAACATCTTTTTGAAACAGAGACCCTGGACAGAACAAGAAATGAGCAAACGGAACAAGATGTAAGATGTGTCAGCCAAGTTGACTTTCAGTCCGGAGATGTCTCAAGAGTAAAAGAACTTTTTGAATCACAGTCCCTTGATGAAATCGGATCGGAAATGGTGATGACACGCGACGACGAACACATCCAGAAAGGATCCGTACACAAATTCACTTGGTTGTTTGAGAACTGCCCCATCAACACAATCAACAAGGACGATGACGACACAAACATTCCGAAACCTAGTGAAACTGTGAGCGGGGATGTAAAGAacaaaaagtttatttttgaaacCTCATCGCTGGACAAAATCCACGAGGAGCCTCTTGAACACAAGTCAGTCAGTTTGGAAGAGCTGGAGAGTGATGTTGACGTGAAGTCCAGCACCATGATGTTTGAGTCCTTGCCACTGTATGCCATTCAGGACAAAGAGGGACAGTTTCATGAAGTGACAACTGTGAAAAAGGATGAGGTCTTAAGCGGTGACGTGAGAGGAGCCAGGTGGATGTTTGAGACGAAGCCCCTCGAGGCCATCAAGGCAGAAAATGAAGTTTACGTGATCCGAGCTGTCACTCAAGAGGATGTCGAGAAAGGAGATGTCAAATCAGCCAGATGGAAGTTTGAGACACAACCTCTGGACTCCTTTACCAGCAGAGAGGAACCTTCTGTTAAGATCAGTGAAGATTTTGGGAGCTCGAATGTGCAATtaagcaaaaagaaatttgaatCTGAAGAATCAAACAAGTTTGTAAGAATGGTTAGTGTCACCGACGTTCAGCGTGGAGATGTTAGGACCTCCACCTGGCTCTTTGAGAATCAAACAATTGACAGTCTCAAAGGAGAACCTCAAGACCAAGGTCCAGTTAAAACAGTCCACCGAGAAGACAGTCAGAAAGGAGATGTGAAACGCTGCACGTGGCTGTTTGAGTCACAGCCACTAGACAAAATCAAGGAGCCAGAAGAGACATCGTTCCACGGTTCAGCTGAGATCATCCCAAAAGCCGACGTCAAATGCACCACCTGGCTTTTTGAGACAACCCCACTGGACAAAATCACCTCCAGCAGCGTCACTGACACCATGTTATCCTTAAGTGAATCCAATATCGTTCACTCAAGTGGCATCATTGTAGAAGCAAAAGAAGGCCCCAATGTCACCATGGCAAAATTCAGTCTGGGAACCACTGCGGAAGTCCAAATTCAGAAAGAAGAAGTTGTTGAGGGCAATCTCCGAAACATAATTTTACAGCTCTTACTCAAACCAAGCAACACACAAGTCACCCTTCTTCGAGAAATGGAAAAGGGAAAAGTGAATACCACCAAAATCCAACTTCCACACAATCAGTCATCGACGAGTATTGCCATCGATCGAGAGCAAATACTACAAAACACTGTTCAGATGATTGATGAACTTCTTATGCAAGGTCAAGACTTCAAGAAAGGAATCCTGATGCAAGAAACTGCCGGCGGACAAGCGGAAATGTCTGTCTATTCACTGATCGCTCATGAAACCGACACCCAAAGTGCCATTATTGAAAGAGGCGATGTGAAGTCGGCCATTGGAAATCTCTTAGCGAGTCCCAGCAATCCAAAGACAGCG
This region includes:
- the xirp1 gene encoding xin actin-binding repeat-containing protein 1; this translates as MAETARKVKVLESSHDEDDLPLPPPPPRPFDYEGPSALSGLPVPPPKETFSTYYQQRQKSELKRLFKHIHPDIRHLGEAVDDDIMKAVQPEDTEATAAYQGEVQSMRWIFENWNLDSIGESHATKKLLDEENLAGGNVRGTSSMFEHCDDRALISEAKRQTSVRGDVRASTWLFETKPLDSLNQKEDGELVEAVLKEPIRPGDVSGTRLLFETKPISDLGRCNSIEDNAFLKLTSEVQEQKGDVQKTVKLFQAEPSCAIRDKSGNIHTIKSICREEIKNGNTSSARWLFETKPLDLINKGSDGVKIIRGISLEEGHRGGVDRKRWMFETQSFDNIQEVAGLDTFEDTLAEADVSNKTKLFEMQPLSGKTLEKDTIIGGDVKTSLWLFETQPIETLNDSYEVGCLKKITLSADEQGAIKDKKIMFERGSGSETSSSVKQRVTERGDVMGFKQLFETIPLSEIAHCKEENTSGNQMSENSLLYAIKDSSGNFHKITTVSREEFIKGKVQNYKWMFETKPLDELTEGKENIEVIKGITREEDTMGDVKLAKWLFETQTMDGIHSKFNQKEPNPSVGATPCKGDVKACKWLFETQPMDVLYDKSEKVNDKETIENTGVKSMTWLFESQPLDSIKDGEEYNLNLCSTVQDAVKPKSAVQTVKHLFETETLDRTRNEQTEQDVRCVSQVDFQSGDVSRVKELFESQSLDEIGSEMVMTRDDEHIQKGSVHKFTWLFENCPINTINKDDDDTNIPKPSETVSGDVKNKKFIFETSSLDKIHEEPLEHKSVSLEELESDVDVKSSTMMFESLPLYAIQDKEGQFHEVTTVKKDEVLSGDVRGARWMFETKPLEAIKAENEVYVIRAVTQEDVEKGDVKSARWKFETQPLDSFTSREEPSVKISEDFGSSNVQLSKKKFESEESNKFVRMVSVTDVQRGDVRTSTWLFENQTIDSLKGEPQDQGPVKTVHREDSQKGDVKRCTWLFESQPLDKIKEPEETSFHGSAEIIPKADVKCTTWLFETTPLDKITSSSVTDTMLSLSESNIVHSSGIIVEAKEGPNVTMAKFSLGTTAEVQIQKEEVVEGNLRNIILQLLLKPSNTQVTLLREMEKGKVNTTKIQLPHNQSSTSIAIDREQILQNTVQMIDELLMQGQDFKKGILMQETAGGQAEMSVYSLIAHETDTQSAIIERGDVKSAIGNLLASPSNPKTAPTCRVDENEKGNVNFYKSCIEKGDLQCLKSLHSEASEDDVDDVTLGKEQIEIIQGDVREAKRSLCQQKEAVERSICDVLPGDVKKTKKVFSSECSFIAENCIPRDEIIPGDVLTAKQQLAAKQAVLVEKEEIVAGDVKASMQSLERAKQLSMSVERESITPGTIYDMDLSSNCPEPEGSQVQKETIISGDVKAAKKSLQLAKQQSMQGERDVIAPGKIYNLHVAAQEGSSARITQSSSYCRSQQSKTCPQ